In a single window of the Papaver somniferum cultivar HN1 chromosome 8, ASM357369v1, whole genome shotgun sequence genome:
- the LOC113306642 gene encoding MDIS1-interacting receptor like kinase 2-like, producing MFQRIRVSTDTSLLVFLVLLIISSYNAVAHFAYGSSISSTHNRQHLEAVELEVDALLKWKSSLVNQTTSPLSSWKMNSTTNATSPCEWYGITCNTDGSVTKLSITGWGLQGTLHSFNFSSFSSLVSLDLSQNDLSGTIPSQISNLSKLTYLDLSNNRFSGHIPLEIGLLRNLQLLNLSNNQISGLIPQEIANLYLLTDLWLHMNSLTGSIPISICNLTNLAYLSFFWNSLSGIIPQDIGKPRSLTYLALDRNNFTGSIPTSLTNLTGLVTLYLGWNHLSGIIPQDIGRLHSLSTLDFFGNNLTGSIPTSICNLTNLRNLYIHDNMLSGTIPQNIGNLRSLAIFASGMNNLIGSVPASVGNLRNLILLSLFQNELTGSLPMGFNNLTQLRILFLSYNKFSGYLPQSICQNGLLEKFLVDEIFFKGPIPRSLRNCTSLRELGLTNNELVDNVTEAFHVYPNLEMLALNNNMVYGELSKDWGNCQNLVVLSLGGNNITGRIPSEIGKLKMLRVLYLYSNNLVGKIPEELLRLSSLILLDLGNNQLSGRLSSAIGMLSNLTHLDLSSNKLIGSIPKQLGECSQLLSLKLGTNNFDGSIPPQIGNLDSLQILLDLSYNEFIGEIPSALGKLRKLETLNLSHNNFSGSIPSSFVQMVSLTIVDVSYNELSGLLPNTKAFKDAPVDALKNNKGLCGNSSIPCNTNPTIQVPEDGVKEDAIERILFYGVISLGFGLGFWGFFLVLLLKKEKWWFGYWRIIDSIVSRIIRCCIHEN from the coding sequence ATGTTTCAACGAATAAGGGTTTCCACTGATACTTCACTACTAGTGTTCTTGGTGTTACTAATAATTTCATCTTACAATGCTGTTGCTCATTTTGCATATGGTTCTTCGATATCTTCAACTCATAATAGACAACATCTTGAAGCAGTAGAACTAGAAGTAGATGCTcttttgaaatggaaatcaaGCCTTGTGAATCAAACTACTTCTCCCCTCTCTTCTTGGAAGATGAATTCTACTACTAATGCTACGAGTCCATGCGAGTGGTATGGAATCACTTGTAACACTGATGGGAGTGTCACGAAATTGAGCATTACTGGTTGGGGTTTACAAGGTACGCTCCATAGTTTCAATTTCTCATCATTCTCCAGCTTAGTTAGTCTTGACTTGAGCCAGAATGATCTTTCTGGAACCATTCCCTCCCAAATTAGTAATCTTTCAAAACTCACCTATCTCGATCTTTCCAACAATAGATTTTCTGGACATATTCCACTAGAAATTGGCCTTCTAAGAAATCTGCAGTTATTAAATCTTTCCAACAATCAAATTAGTGGACTTATCCCTCAAGAAATCGCCAATTTATATCTTCTAACTGATTTATGGTTGCACATGAACAGTCTGACTGGCTCAATCCCTATTTCTATATGCAATCTCACTAACTTGGCTTATTTATCATTTTTTTGGAACAGCCTTTCTGGCATCATACCTCAAGATATTGGTAAACCAAGGTCTCTTACTTACTTGGCCTTGGATAGAAACAATTTCACTGGTTCAATCCCTACTTCTTTAACCAATTTAACTGGCCTAGTCACTCTTTACCTAGGGTGGAACCACCTTTCTGGCATCATTCCTCAAGATATAGGAAGGTTACACTCTCTTTCAACCTTGGATTTCTTCGGAAACAATCTCACAGGTTCAATCCCTACTTCGATATGCAATTTAACCAACTTAAGAAATTTATACATACACGATAATATGCTTTCCGGCACCATACCTCAGAATATAGGAAATCTAAGGTCTCTTGCCATCTTCGCATCCGGTATGAATAATCTCATTGGTTCAGTCCCTGCATCTGTAGGTAATCTGAGAAATTTGATTTTATTAAGTCTTTTCCAAAATGAATTAACCGGTTCATTGCCAATGGGATTCAACAATCTAACACAATTGAGAATATTGTTTTtgagttacaacaagttttctggTTATTTACCTCAAAGTATATGTCAAAACGGATTACTTGAAAAGTTTCTGgtagatgaaatttttttcaaGGGTCCTATACCAAGAAGCCTTAGAAATTGCACCAGCCTGAGAGAACTCGGTCTTACAAATAATGAATTGGTTGATAATGTTACAGAGGCGTTTCACGTGTATCCGAATCTAGAGATGTTAGCTTTGAATAACAATATGGTGTATGGTGAACTCTCAAAAGACTGGGGGAATTGTCAAAATTTGGTAGTCCTATCTTTAGGTGGGAACAATATCACTGGAAGAATACCATCTGAAATAGGGAAGTTGAAAATGTTAAGGGTACTTTATCTTTATTCCAATAACTTAGTAGGAAAAATTCCCGAGGAGTTGTTGAGATTGTCTTCATTAATCCTATTAGATTTGGGTAATAACCAACTTTCTGGTAGGTTGTCTTCCGCAATTGGAATGTTATCCAACCTGACACATCTCGATTTATCATCAAACAAACTAATCGGGTCGATACCAAAACAACTAGGGGAGTGTTCCCAGTTATTATCTTTAAAGTTGGGCACAAACAATTTTGATGGAAGCATCCCACCCCAGATTGGAAACTTGGATTCGTTACAGATTTTGCTAGATCTTAGTTACAATGAGTTTATTGGAGAGATACCGTCAGCTCTCGGAAAACTAAGAAAACTGGAAACATTAAATTTATCCCACAACAATTTTTCCGGCTCAATTCCATCTTCATTTGTTCAAATGGTTAGCTTGACTATCGTTGATGTTTCGTACAATGAATTGAGTGGTCTTCTTCCAAACACCAAGGCATTTAAGGATGCTCCTGTTGATGCgttgaagaacaacaaaggcTTGTGTGGTAATAGCTCGATACCTTGTAATACAAATCCTACAATTCAAGTCCCAGAAGATGGTGTTAAAGAGGATGCAATTGAGAGAATTTTGTTTTACGGCGTTATTTCGTTGGGGTTTGGACTTGGATTTTGGGGTTTCTTCTTGGTTCTGCTTCTCAAAAAAGAGAAATGGTGGTTTGGATATTGGAGAATTATCGATTCCATTGTGAGTAGAATAATCCGTTGTTGTATTCACGAAAATTGA